A window from Salvia miltiorrhiza cultivar Shanhuang (shh) chromosome 2, IMPLAD_Smil_shh, whole genome shotgun sequence encodes these proteins:
- the LOC131008460 gene encoding uncharacterized protein LOC131008460: MEEQVKEPLQPREEEKEKEKEPGVKLHKATKPYKPPVPYPSRLKNEKLDQQFTDFYNMLAKVNVNLPLLDVIRNVPAYLKFFKELASKKRRFEDNEKILVSEVANSIMQQPLPTKQRDPGSFVINIALGNGKEASGMLDLGAGINLMPYSIFKQLELGNLKPTRMCLQLADRSVRYPHGVVEDILVRVGGLIVPVDFVVLEIGEVHENGKEHTLLLGRPFMATTNTLIDVKNGTIKMTVLGEPVSFSVHHNRAMPSSSLTNECSYIDAIDGLAEIFFVQEQEVVEVFAGSADMEEFAREAEERERARKAKLPIDEAVVIDYATKIKPTLELKELPKNLKYVYLEGEAEKLVIISSELTHEQELALMEVLRKNKAAFGWGLADIKGISPATCMHRIHLEEGARPKRDGQRRLNPVLMEVVRKEILKLLAEGIIYPIADSEWVSPVHVVPKKGGITVILNDDQELVPTRPVTGWRMCIDYRKLNAATKKDHFPLPFIDQMLDHLAGHNFYYFLDGLSGYYQIAIAPEDQDKTAFTTPFGTFAWKRMPFGLCNAPGTFQRCIMSIFAEMIGDFVVLDVGKGIRGDNGHLLLLGRPFMATTHTRINVGALEIVCSMDER, from the exons ATGGAAGAGCAAGTAAAGGAGCCGCTGCAGCCAAGAgaggaggagaaggagaaagagaaggagcCCGGAGTGAAGCTCCACAAGGCTACCAAGCCATATAAGCCACCGGTCCCCTATCCAAGCcgattgaagaatgaaaagctggaCCAACAGTTCACCGatttctacaacatgttggcaaaGGTGAACGTGAACCTGCCGTTGCTAGACGTGATCAGAAATGTCCCAGCCTACCTGAAGTTCTTTAAAGAGTTGGCCTCCAAGAAGAGGAGGTTCGAGGACAACGAGAAGATTTTGGTGTCCGAGGTTGCAAACTCCATAATGCAACAGCCCTTACCGACCAAGCAACGAGACCCAGGTAGCTTTGtcattaatattgctttgggaaatggtaaggaggcctcgggGATGTTAGATTTGGGGGCTGGAATCAATttaatgccttactctattttcaaGCAATTAGAGTTAGGAAATCTGAAACCCACTCGTATGTGCTTGCAATTAGCTGATAGGTCGGTGCGGTATCCTCACGGGGTAGTTGAGGATATCCTTGTTAGAGTGGGTGGGTTGATTGTACCTGTTGATTTTGTTGTGCTTGAAATAGGAGAGGTACACGAAAATGGCAAAGAACATACCCTTTTGCTAGGAAGACCATTTATGGCAACTACTAACACATTGATAGATGTTAAAAATGGCACCATCAAGATGACTGTGTTAGGAGAGCCAGTGTCTTTCTCTGTGCATCATAATCGAGCCATGCCATCATCCTCACTCACTAATGAATGTTCTTATATTGATGCAATTGATGGCTTGGCCGAGATATTCTTTGTGCAGGAGCAAGAAGTTGTTGAGGTTTTTGCAGGGTCCGCGGACATGGAGGAGTTTGCCCGTGAAGCCGAAGAAAGAGAGCGGGCCCGCAAAGCTAAGCTCCCCATTGATGAGGCCGTGGTGATTGACTATGCCACAAAGATTAAGCCAACCTTGGAGCTCAAGGAGCTCCCCAAGAACCTCAAGTATGTATACTTGGAAGGAGAGGCGGAAAAGCTTGTAATCATATCTTCCGAGCTTACGCACGAGCAAGAGTTGGCATTGATGGAGGTTTTGCGGAAAAATAAGGCAGCTTTCGGATGGGGCCTTGCCGATATTAAAGGCATTAGCCCTGCCACTTGCATGCACAGGATCCACCTTGAGGAAGGGGCGAGGCCCAAGAGAGATGGCCAAAGGAGATTGAATCCAGTCCTCATGGAGGTGGTTCGCAAGGAAATCCTCAAGCTATTGGCGGAAGGGATCATCTACCCgatcgccgatagtgagtgggttagTCCGGTGCACGTGGTGCCGAAGAAAGGAGGGATCACTGTCATCCTTAATGATGATCAAGAGTTGGTGCCAACCCGCCCCGTGACGGGATGGCGCATGTGCATCGACTACAGGAAATTGAATGCAGCCACCAAAAAGGACCATTTTCCCCTCCCCTTTATTGATCAAATGCTTGATCATTTAGCTGgtcataatttttattattttcttgatgGACTTTCAGGGTATTACCAAATAGCCATTGCACCAGAGGACCAAGACAAGACGGCATTCACCACTCCCTTCGGCACCTTTgcgtggaagaggatgccgttcggtttgtgcaatgcaccggggACTTTCCAACGGTGCATAATGTCGATCTTCGCGGAAATGATAggtgattttgttgtccttgatgtgggaaaagggattagaggagaTAATGGGCATCTTCTtttgcttggccgaccttttatggccaccacccatactcgTATTAAC GTTGGTGCGTTGGA